GCCACCACGACCCGGCGAACGTGACGGAGTGGAGTACCACTTCGTCTCGGTCGAGCAGTTCGCCCAGCTCGTCCGCGACGGCGAACTGCTCGAACACGCCGAGTTCGCCGGCAACTTCTACGGCACGCCGCGCGCGCCGCTCGCCGAACGGCTGGCAGCGGGGCAGCCCACGCTGCTCGAGATCGAACTGCAAGGAGCGCGGCAGGTGCGCCAGAGCCTGCCGGACGCGTTCCTGGTGTTCCTGGCGCCACCGTCGATGGCTGAACTGGAGCGCCGGCTGGCCGGACGCGGCACCGAGCCGGCGGACGTCATCGCGGCCCGGCTGGACCGCGCGCGGATCGAGATGGCCGCAGAGGGGGAGTTCGACGCCGTCGTGGTGAACGACGATATCGGGCGTGCGACCGCGGAATTGGTAGGATTGATCGAGGCCGTCTGCCCGTGACCACCGGCGGCCGGCCCACCCGTTCGCCGAACAGAGAGCGCCACTGTGTCCGCACCGATCACCACGCCCGAGGGCATCACCAACCCGCCGATCGACGAACTGCTCGATCGCACCCAGAGCAAGTACGCGCTCGTCATCATCGCCGCCAAGCGCGCGCGGCAGATCAACGCCTACTACAGCCAGCTCGGTGAGGGCCTGCTCGAGTACGTCGGGCCGCTCGTCGAGACCGCGCCGCAGGAGAAGCCGCTGTCGATCGCGCTGCGCGAGAT
This genomic stretch from Jatrophihabitans cynanchi harbors:
- the gmk gene encoding guanylate kinase, whose amino-acid sequence is MPPDRPARLTVLSGPSGVGKGTVVARLRELYPHVWVSVSCTTRPPRPGERDGVEYHFVSVEQFAQLVRDGELLEHAEFAGNFYGTPRAPLAERLAAGQPTLLEIELQGARQVRQSLPDAFLVFLAPPSMAELERRLAGRGTEPADVIAARLDRARIEMAAEGEFDAVVVNDDIGRATAELVGLIEAVCP
- the rpoZ gene encoding DNA-directed RNA polymerase subunit omega produces the protein MSAPITTPEGITNPPIDELLDRTQSKYALVIIAAKRARQINAYYSQLGEGLLEYVGPLVETAPQEKPLSIALREINSDLIEFKPSEA